In one Streptomyces sp. NBC_01288 genomic region, the following are encoded:
- a CDS encoding macro domain-containing protein — protein sequence MGEIDYVRGDATVPSVKGVKVIAHVCNDIGGWGKGFVLALSHRWPEPEKAYRSWHRDRAANDFGLGAVQLVQVERHVWVANMIGQRGIRTGSKGVPVRYEAIDTALGLLADRVADLGASVHMPRIGCGLAGGKWSRVEPLITERLVRRGIAVTVYDHGD from the coding sequence ATGGGGGAGATCGACTATGTCCGAGGTGACGCGACCGTTCCGTCGGTCAAGGGCGTCAAGGTGATCGCGCATGTCTGCAACGACATCGGGGGCTGGGGGAAGGGCTTCGTACTGGCGCTGTCACACCGCTGGCCGGAACCGGAGAAGGCGTACCGGTCCTGGCACCGGGACCGCGCGGCCAACGACTTCGGCCTGGGAGCGGTCCAACTCGTCCAGGTGGAGCGCCATGTGTGGGTCGCCAACATGATCGGCCAGCGCGGCATACGCACCGGCAGCAAGGGCGTCCCTGTGCGCTACGAGGCGATCGACACGGCGCTGGGCCTGCTGGCCGACCGCGTGGCAGATCTCGGCGCGTCCGTGCACATGCCCCGCATCGGGTGCGGCCTCGCGGGTGGCAAGTGGTCACGGGTCGAACCGCTGATCACCGAGCGGCTGGTGCGGCGGGGGATCGCGGTGACGGTGTACGACCACGGGGACTGA
- a CDS encoding erythromycin esterase family protein, whose translation MTPGITAAVHAVDPAAVMRLLPTRPRLLALGEPTHGEDVLLDIRNELFRHFVEHEGYRTIALESDCLMGLVVDDHVTSGTGTLDEVMERGFSHEWGAFAANRELVRWMRAFNDGRSESERVRFAGFDGPLEITGAASPRQALAALHTYLTARVDAALLPCTAETLDGLLGADERWTDSAAMTDPSRSVGQTPDARQLRLLADDLTALLDAQTPQLVATSTPDEWHRARLYGRTAVGLLRYHFAMADPSPSRMARLVALRDSMMAANLLAVAERSPTLVNAHNGHLQRNRSTMRMGGLPVEWWSAGAIVAARIGEEYAFLATALGTIPHQGVDAPPPDTVEGLLYALPHERCLVDTRRLAGALADTTPVPRVSPWYGYAPLDPAHLADTDGIVFVKDTVSGKGADFDTSRRARF comes from the coding sequence ATGACTCCAGGTATCACAGCTGCCGTCCACGCCGTCGACCCCGCCGCCGTCATGAGGTTGCTCCCGACCAGGCCACGGCTGCTCGCCCTGGGTGAGCCCACCCACGGCGAGGACGTTCTGCTCGACATACGGAACGAACTCTTCCGTCACTTCGTCGAGCACGAGGGCTACCGCACGATCGCCCTCGAAAGCGACTGCCTGATGGGCCTGGTCGTGGACGACCACGTCACCTCGGGCACGGGAACCCTCGACGAGGTCATGGAGCGAGGCTTCAGCCACGAGTGGGGCGCCTTCGCGGCCAACCGCGAACTGGTGCGCTGGATGCGCGCGTTCAACGACGGCCGGTCCGAGTCCGAGCGGGTGCGGTTCGCCGGTTTCGACGGCCCGCTGGAGATCACCGGCGCCGCGAGCCCCCGGCAGGCCCTCGCCGCACTCCACACCTACCTCACCGCCAGGGTCGACGCGGCTCTCCTTCCCTGCACCGCGGAAACCCTCGACGGACTGCTCGGCGCCGACGAACGGTGGACCGACAGCGCCGCGATGACGGACCCGTCCCGGTCCGTGGGGCAGACGCCCGACGCCAGGCAACTCCGCCTGCTCGCCGATGACTTGACGGCCCTGCTCGACGCCCAGACGCCACAACTGGTCGCCACGTCCACACCGGACGAGTGGCACCGGGCGCGGCTGTACGGACGCACCGCGGTCGGGCTGCTGCGCTACCACTTCGCGATGGCCGACCCGTCACCGAGCCGCATGGCACGACTGGTCGCCCTGCGGGACTCGATGATGGCCGCCAACCTGCTCGCCGTAGCCGAACGGAGCCCGACGCTGGTGAACGCCCACAACGGTCACCTCCAGCGGAACCGGAGCACGATGCGGATGGGCGGCCTGCCTGTGGAGTGGTGGAGCGCCGGTGCGATCGTCGCCGCCCGCATCGGAGAGGAGTACGCCTTCCTTGCCACCGCCCTCGGCACGATCCCCCACCAGGGAGTGGACGCCCCGCCACCGGACACCGTCGAGGGACTGCTGTACGCGCTCCCGCACGAGCGTTGCCTCGTCGACACCCGCCGACTGGCCGGCGCGCTCGCGGATACGACACCTGTCCCTCGCGTCTCCCCTTGGTACGGCTACGCCCCGCTGGACCCCGCGCACTTGGCCGACACCGACGGGATCGTGTTCGTCAAGGACACGGTTTCTGGCAAGGGCGCTGATTTCGACACGTCCAGGAGAGCGCGCTTCTAG
- a CDS encoding Xaa-Pro dipeptidyl-peptidase → MPKRTRFTIWRSLATAAIAALLAAFLTPTAAQSAPQESQPVYSYAKAVREAVWVDTGLDGDGDGRTDRVAVDIVRPSEPARQGRKVPVIMDASPYFSCCGRGNESQLKTYDASGNVVQMPLFYDNYFVPRGYAFVGVDLAGTNRSDGCVDVGGRSDIQSAKAVVDWLNGRAKAYTTRTGTVRSQASWTNGNTGMIGKSWDGTIANGVAATGVKGLKTIVPISSISSWYDYYFAQGAPLYDSGPDWLSNAVESPDAQAKCAAVQKKLVDGAPRTGDWTPLWTERDYVKDASKVKASVFLVHGMQDLNVRTKNFGQWWDALAKNGVERKIWLSQTGHVDPFDYRRADFVDTLHRWFDHELLGYDNGIDRRPMADVERHPDQWVTSATWPPSGTATTTLHPAQGTQAGVGTLGLGTGAGTETFTDNPQESETDWAAAIDKSTADKAGFVTGPLTKDLRLSGSSKVTITATPTTSTAHLSAVLVDVGPDTIRDYADSAEGITTLTNRTCWGESTAGDSACFLATQAKTTAVDYTVFSRGWADLGHYASATKGVPLTPGKAYTITLDLAATDHVVPAGHRLALIVAGTDKDLIDPPSTTPTLTLNLSRTAAQLPLVGGAPAFTKATAGSKPVPSDTETLDGVRAPRSAQRVPGN, encoded by the coding sequence ATGCCGAAACGCACGCGCTTCACGATCTGGAGATCGCTCGCGACCGCGGCGATCGCCGCCCTCCTGGCCGCCTTCCTCACCCCGACAGCGGCCCAGAGCGCCCCACAGGAGAGCCAACCCGTCTACTCCTACGCGAAGGCCGTCCGCGAGGCCGTCTGGGTGGACACCGGACTGGACGGCGACGGCGACGGAAGGACCGACCGGGTCGCCGTCGACATCGTCCGGCCGAGCGAACCCGCCCGCCAGGGCCGCAAAGTCCCCGTCATCATGGACGCCAGCCCCTACTTCTCCTGCTGCGGCCGCGGCAACGAGAGCCAGCTGAAGACGTACGACGCGAGCGGCAACGTTGTCCAGATGCCGCTCTTCTACGACAACTACTTCGTGCCCCGCGGCTACGCCTTCGTCGGCGTCGACCTCGCCGGCACCAACCGCTCCGACGGCTGCGTCGACGTCGGCGGCCGCTCCGACATCCAGTCCGCGAAGGCTGTCGTCGACTGGCTCAACGGACGCGCCAAGGCGTACACGACACGCACCGGAACCGTTCGCTCGCAGGCGAGTTGGACCAACGGCAACACCGGGATGATCGGGAAGAGCTGGGACGGCACCATCGCCAACGGCGTCGCCGCCACCGGCGTGAAGGGCCTGAAGACGATCGTCCCGATCAGCTCCATCTCCTCCTGGTACGACTACTACTTCGCCCAGGGCGCCCCGCTCTACGACTCCGGCCCCGACTGGCTGTCCAACGCCGTCGAGAGCCCCGACGCGCAGGCCAAGTGCGCGGCCGTACAGAAGAAACTCGTCGACGGCGCCCCGCGCACCGGCGACTGGACCCCGCTGTGGACCGAGCGCGACTACGTGAAGGACGCGAGCAAGGTCAAGGCCAGCGTGTTCCTCGTGCACGGCATGCAGGACCTCAACGTCCGCACCAAGAACTTCGGCCAGTGGTGGGACGCCCTCGCGAAGAACGGCGTCGAGCGCAAGATCTGGCTCTCCCAGACCGGCCACGTCGACCCCTTCGACTACCGTCGCGCGGACTTCGTGGACACCCTGCACCGCTGGTTCGACCACGAACTCCTCGGCTACGACAACGGAATCGACCGCCGGCCGATGGCCGACGTCGAACGCCACCCCGACCAGTGGGTCACGTCGGCGACCTGGCCGCCGAGCGGCACCGCGACGACCACCCTCCACCCGGCGCAGGGCACCCAGGCGGGCGTCGGCACGCTCGGCCTCGGCACCGGCGCGGGCACCGAGACGTTCACCGACAACCCGCAGGAGAGCGAGACCGACTGGGCGGCCGCGATCGACAAGTCGACCGCGGACAAGGCCGGTTTCGTCACCGGGCCGCTCACGAAGGACCTGCGCCTGTCGGGCTCCTCGAAGGTGACGATCACCGCGACGCCCACGACCTCAACGGCCCATCTGTCGGCCGTACTTGTCGATGTCGGCCCCGACACGATCCGGGACTACGCCGACTCGGCCGAGGGCATCACCACGCTCACGAACCGCACCTGCTGGGGCGAGAGCACGGCCGGCGACAGCGCATGCTTCCTGGCAACCCAGGCCAAGACCACGGCAGTCGACTACACCGTCTTCAGCCGCGGCTGGGCCGACCTCGGCCACTACGCCTCCGCCACGAAGGGCGTACCGCTCACCCCGGGCAAGGCCTACACCATCACCCTCGACCTGGCGGCGACCGACCACGTCGTCCCGGCCGGACACCGCCTCGCCCTGATCGTCGCGGGCACGGACAAGGACCTCATCGACCCCCCGTCCACCACCCCGACCCTCACCCTGAACCTGTCCCGCACCGCTGCCCAACTCCCGTTGGTCGGCGGCGCACCGGCGTTCACGAAGGCCACGGCAGGCAGCAAGCCCGTCCCATCCGACACCGAGACCCTCGACGGCGTACGCGCACCGCGCTCCGCACAGCGGGTACCGGGCAACTGA
- a CDS encoding SDR family NAD(P)-dependent oxidoreductase, with translation METRTALVTGAAQGLGQEFAVALAGHGHRVAGLDLVAQPETAEKVPDYVELIGDVTDEGQIQGALERVVERFGTLHILVNNAGVYPSCPFEEITPAEWRRIMRVNLEAPFLLTRAVLPYLKAAGWGRVVNIVSAAVLTAPPTMVPYVASKMGLIGFTRSLAAALGPYDITVNAIAPSMVRTGTAERTVGADGGFEHVRDGQVVPRTQEPSDLISTLLYVVDEGSGFLTGQTLNVSGGSAFL, from the coding sequence ATGGAGACACGTACCGCCCTGGTGACCGGAGCGGCACAGGGCCTCGGGCAGGAGTTCGCCGTCGCGCTCGCCGGGCACGGCCACCGGGTCGCCGGACTCGACCTCGTCGCGCAGCCGGAGACCGCCGAAAAGGTGCCGGACTACGTGGAGTTGATCGGCGACGTCACCGACGAGGGCCAGATCCAGGGGGCGTTGGAACGCGTCGTCGAGCGGTTCGGCACCCTGCACATCCTCGTCAACAACGCCGGTGTCTACCCGTCGTGCCCCTTCGAGGAGATCACACCCGCGGAATGGCGCCGGATCATGCGCGTCAACCTGGAGGCCCCGTTCCTGCTGACCCGCGCGGTCCTGCCGTATCTGAAGGCCGCCGGCTGGGGCCGTGTCGTCAACATCGTCTCCGCGGCCGTCCTCACCGCACCGCCCACGATGGTGCCGTACGTCGCCTCGAAGATGGGCCTGATCGGCTTCACCAGGTCACTCGCCGCGGCGCTCGGGCCGTACGACATCACCGTCAACGCGATCGCGCCGAGCATGGTGCGCACCGGGACGGCCGAGCGGACGGTCGGCGCGGACGGTGGCTTCGAGCACGTACGGGACGGTCAGGTCGTCCCCCGCACGCAGGAGCCGTCGGACCTGATCTCGACGCTGCTGTACGTCGTCGACGAGGGCAGCGGGTTCCTGACCGGGCAGACGCTGAACGTGTCGGGCGGCTCAGCCTTCCTCTGA
- a CDS encoding MerR family transcriptional regulator codes for MTTDAETDSDADADEPTLTIDELAARAGTTVRTVRFYSTKGLLPPPVIGARRVGHYGPEHLSRLALIEELRHQGMTLAAIERYLGQLPPDLSAHDLAIHRAVVASWAPDTVETLDRRELERRAGRALSEEDVERLVAMGVAGLDGASYRVDSGLLRLGVRLLDVPVSQEAILASRSVLIEHSRAAAHELSQVFRGEVSQRATQDVKSLSAHMQPLVVQALLTTFQRSLREELREWLKGAEESRESEEG; via the coding sequence ATGACCACCGACGCCGAGACTGATAGCGATGCCGATGCCGACGAGCCGACGCTCACGATCGACGAACTGGCCGCGCGGGCCGGTACGACGGTCCGTACGGTCCGGTTCTACAGCACCAAGGGGCTGCTCCCGCCGCCGGTGATCGGGGCGCGGCGGGTCGGGCACTACGGGCCGGAGCATCTGTCGCGGCTCGCACTGATCGAGGAGTTGCGGCACCAGGGCATGACACTGGCCGCGATCGAGCGCTACCTGGGGCAGCTGCCGCCGGACCTCAGCGCGCACGACCTCGCGATCCACCGCGCGGTGGTGGCCTCGTGGGCGCCGGACACGGTGGAGACCCTGGACCGGCGGGAGTTGGAGCGGCGGGCGGGCCGGGCGCTGAGCGAGGAGGACGTGGAGCGGCTCGTCGCGATGGGCGTGGCCGGGCTCGACGGGGCCTCCTACCGCGTCGACTCCGGGCTGCTGCGGCTCGGCGTGCGGCTGCTCGACGTACCGGTGTCGCAGGAGGCGATCCTCGCGTCCCGGAGCGTGCTGATCGAGCATTCCCGCGCGGCGGCCCACGAGTTGTCACAGGTGTTCCGCGGGGAGGTCTCCCAACGGGCCACGCAGGACGTGAAGTCGCTGTCCGCGCACATGCAACCCCTGGTCGTGCAAGCCCTTCTGACGACCTTTCAGCGGTCGTTGCGGGAGGAGCTCCGTGAGTGGCTCAAGGGGGCGGAGGAGTCGCGGGAGTCAGAGGAAGGCTGA
- a CDS encoding adenosine kinase, protein MSRDIDVLVLGGAGVDTIVHVPELPLPYADSYMIDPGIRTRAGQTGDFVALGLSALGLRTHHLDMLGADPEGDLVRALHRDRAIPLTEVPQPAGTKRAVNLVGPDGRRLSLYDATRAHPDDRLPEPTVRALATASRHTHVSITQPCAHALPLLRESGTTISTDLHNWDGENPYQAEFAHAADIVFLSTTALTGDPERTMRAIAERGRAELVVATAGAEGAYLLADDEVTHIPTTTPRRPVVDSNGAGDAFASAFLFGWLNGESPQRCARYGAIAGAYACTVPSTEIDAIGRDELLVQVAESEASTVGTPH, encoded by the coding sequence ATGAGCCGTGACATCGACGTCCTCGTCCTCGGCGGCGCCGGAGTCGACACCATCGTCCACGTCCCCGAACTGCCGCTCCCGTACGCCGACAGCTACATGATCGACCCCGGCATCCGCACCCGCGCCGGCCAGACCGGCGACTTCGTCGCCCTCGGCCTGAGCGCGCTGGGCCTGCGCACCCACCACCTCGACATGCTCGGCGCCGACCCCGAGGGCGACCTGGTCCGCGCGCTGCACCGCGACCGCGCCATCCCGCTCACCGAGGTCCCGCAGCCCGCCGGCACCAAGCGCGCGGTCAACCTCGTGGGCCCCGACGGCCGACGCCTCTCCCTCTACGACGCGACCCGCGCCCACCCCGACGACCGCCTCCCGGAACCCACGGTCCGCGCCCTCGCCACGGCGAGCCGCCACACCCACGTCTCCATCACCCAGCCCTGCGCCCACGCCCTGCCGCTGTTGCGTGAGTCCGGCACGACGATCTCGACGGACCTGCACAACTGGGACGGCGAGAACCCGTACCAGGCGGAGTTCGCCCACGCCGCCGACATCGTCTTCCTCTCCACCACCGCCCTGACCGGAGACCCCGAGCGCACCATGCGCGCCATCGCCGAGCGCGGCCGGGCCGAGCTGGTCGTCGCCACGGCGGGCGCGGAGGGCGCGTATCTGCTGGCCGACGACGAGGTGACCCACATCCCGACCACCACACCCCGGAGACCGGTCGTCGACTCCAACGGCGCGGGAGACGCCTTCGCCTCCGCCTTCCTCTTCGGTTGGCTGAACGGGGAGTCCCCGCAGCGGTGTGCCCGGTACGGCGCGATCGCCGGGGCGTACGCGTGCACGGTGCCGTCGACGGAGATCGACGCGATCGGGCGGGATGAACTCCTGGTCCAGGTCGCGGAGTCGGAGGCCTCGACGGTCGGTACCCCGCACTAG
- a CDS encoding TioE family transcriptional regulator, which translates to MERNPQSSSRLRPVDLARGHGLSTQAVRNYEAAGVLPAAERSAHGYRTYTPRHARALHAFLALVPGHGHQTATAIMRAVNRDAIEDALRLIDDSHVQLLDDRRTLQAVEAALRDLRPVPEERGDTFVGPLARRLGIRPATLRTWERAGLVQPRRDPRTGYRVYGPVDVRDALLVHQLRRGGHLLEQIAPLIAQVRSAGGVAPLESTLRDWRARLSARGRALLTGAAALDAYLGCPPAPGEGPSVCATASSSTV; encoded by the coding sequence GTGGAGCGAAACCCTCAAAGCAGCAGTCGTCTCAGGCCGGTCGACCTGGCGCGCGGGCACGGTCTGTCGACGCAGGCGGTCCGCAACTACGAAGCCGCCGGGGTCCTTCCGGCCGCCGAACGCTCCGCGCACGGCTACCGGACCTACACGCCGCGGCACGCTCGGGCCCTGCACGCGTTTCTCGCGCTCGTGCCCGGACATGGCCACCAGACGGCCACGGCGATCATGCGGGCGGTCAACCGGGACGCCATCGAGGACGCGCTCCGGCTCATCGACGACAGTCATGTGCAGCTGCTCGACGACCGCCGTACCCTCCAGGCGGTCGAAGCCGCGCTCCGTGACCTGCGACCCGTGCCGGAGGAGCGCGGTGACACGTTCGTCGGCCCGCTGGCGAGAAGGCTCGGCATCCGTCCGGCGACCCTGCGCACGTGGGAGCGCGCCGGTCTGGTCCAGCCGCGCCGCGACCCGCGGACGGGCTACCGGGTCTACGGCCCGGTAGACGTACGCGACGCCCTTCTGGTCCACCAGCTCAGACGGGGCGGCCACCTGCTCGAACAGATCGCCCCGTTGATCGCCCAGGTCCGTTCCGCCGGAGGCGTCGCGCCGCTCGAATCGACGCTGCGCGACTGGCGTGCCCGCCTCTCGGCCCGCGGGCGCGCCCTGCTCACCGGCGCCGCCGCGCTGGACGCCTACCTCGGCTGTCCACCGGCGCCCGGAGAGGGCCCGAGCGTCTGTGCCACCGCCTCGTCGAGCACGGTCTAG
- a CDS encoding M1 family metallopeptidase, whose protein sequence is MHRRIIAPGALAAASLMLAIPASAASYSPGAPGIGDPYYPAYGNGGYDVSHYDLRLQYQPATDELAGTATILAKTTQDLSRFDLDFLLDVSEIRVNGAAATFATSGQHELEITPKTPLPKGTPITVVVRYSGVPSTKSAYGFNTWHRTPDGAVAADEPESAWWWFPSNDHPSDKATYDVSVAVPNGTQAISNGTLQSTSSQLGWTRYNWRQNKPQATYLATLALGKFDITTSTSDGGVPVINAYSKDLGDNDGAARASVERTGEIVDWLSGYFGPYPFSNAGGYVPNTTTGYALETQSRVYYSQKQFANGANTSVVVHELAHQWYGDDVSLKGWKDIWINEGFARYAQWLWSEHEGEGTAQQLADYVYASHPADDAFWTIAPGDPGPEDQFELPVYDRGALAIQALRNEVGDDAFFAILKGWPKEHAYGNASVADFRAYAEQVSGKSLSALFDTWLFQPTKPAAPAARSASITKAGVAPVQPKSWKKIAATNDVH, encoded by the coding sequence GTGCACCGCAGAATCATCGCGCCGGGCGCACTCGCGGCGGCCTCCCTCATGCTGGCGATCCCGGCATCGGCGGCAAGCTACTCCCCCGGCGCTCCGGGCATCGGCGACCCCTATTACCCGGCCTACGGCAACGGCGGATACGACGTCTCGCACTACGACCTCAGGCTCCAATACCAGCCCGCCACCGACGAGTTGGCGGGCACGGCGACGATCCTCGCGAAGACCACGCAGGATCTGTCCCGCTTCGACCTCGACTTCCTGCTGGACGTGAGCGAGATCCGGGTCAACGGTGCGGCGGCGACGTTCGCGACCTCCGGCCAGCACGAGCTGGAGATCACCCCGAAGACCCCGCTGCCGAAGGGCACGCCGATCACGGTCGTGGTCCGCTACAGCGGGGTGCCGTCCACGAAGAGCGCGTACGGCTTCAACACCTGGCACCGCACCCCGGACGGCGCGGTCGCGGCGGACGAGCCCGAGTCCGCGTGGTGGTGGTTCCCGAGCAACGACCACCCCAGCGACAAGGCGACCTACGACGTGTCGGTCGCGGTGCCGAACGGCACCCAGGCCATCTCCAACGGCACGCTCCAGTCGACGAGTTCACAACTCGGCTGGACCCGCTACAACTGGCGCCAGAACAAGCCCCAGGCCACCTATCTCGCCACGCTCGCGCTCGGCAAGTTCGACATCACCACCAGCACCTCGGACGGTGGCGTCCCCGTCATCAACGCCTACAGCAAGGACCTCGGCGACAACGACGGGGCGGCGCGGGCGAGCGTCGAGCGCACCGGCGAGATCGTGGACTGGCTGAGCGGCTACTTCGGTCCGTATCCCTTCAGCAACGCCGGCGGGTACGTCCCCAACACGACCACCGGGTACGCGCTGGAGACCCAGAGCCGCGTCTACTACAGCCAGAAGCAGTTCGCGAACGGCGCCAACACCTCTGTCGTGGTGCATGAGTTGGCCCACCAGTGGTACGGCGACGACGTGTCGCTGAAGGGCTGGAAGGACATCTGGATCAACGAGGGCTTCGCGCGGTACGCGCAGTGGCTCTGGTCCGAGCACGAGGGCGAGGGCACGGCGCAGCAACTCGCCGACTACGTCTACGCCTCGCATCCGGCGGACGACGCGTTCTGGACGATCGCGCCGGGTGACCCCGGGCCGGAGGACCAGTTCGAGCTGCCGGTCTACGACCGGGGTGCGCTGGCTATTCAGGCGCTGCGCAACGAGGTTGGTGACGATGCGTTCTTCGCCATTCTGAAGGGGTGGCCGAAGGAGCACGCTTACGGGAACGCGTCCGTCGCGGACTTCCGGGCTTACGCCGAGCAGGTGTCGGGGAAGTCGCTTTCCGCGCTCTTCGACACGTGGTTGTTCCAGCCGACCAAGCCTGCGGCTCCGGCTGCGCGGAGTGCGTCGATCACGAAGGCGGGTGTGGCTCCGGTGCAGCCGAAGTCCTGGAAGAAGATCGCGGCTACGAACGACGTGCACTGA